The following are from one region of the Canis lupus baileyi chromosome 25, mCanLup2.hap1, whole genome shotgun sequence genome:
- the SMIM10L1 gene encoding small integral membrane protein 10-like protein 1, translating to MATAAAPSSLALKACSTAGVPSSYGVFCKGLSRTLLAFFELAWQLRMNFPYFYVAGSVILNIRLQVHI from the coding sequence ATGGCCACCGCGGCGGCTCCGTCTTCCTTGGCCCTCAAAGCCTGCAGCACGGCCGGGGTCCCCAGCTCCTACGGAGTCTTCTGCAAAGGACTCTCCCGCACCTTGCTCGCCTTCTTCGAGCTAGCCTGGCAGCTGCGCATGAACTTCCCGTACTTCTACGTCGCAGGCTCGGTGATCCTCAACATCCGCTTGCAGGTACACATTTAG